The window TATGCCTGCTGATTTTGAGTTTGCGGAGGTCTTCAAACAGACCGAGGGGACGGATAACAAGGACCATTACGCACAAAGGATACTGGAAGAGCTCAATCGCGGCGCCCTGATCACCATATTCTCGGGGCACGGAGCGAGGAACCAATGGGACTTTGTGCTCGAGTCTTCTGACCTTTACGGCCTCCACTGTGAGGGCAAAACCTCGATAGTATTGGTGATGACCTGTCATACGGGCCGGTTCGCCAATCCAAAGACGCCATGCATCGGTGAGCGGTTCATCATGGAGGGCGACGCGTTGCAGGGGGCGTTGGGATACTGGGGTTCCACGGGGCTTACTTCTGTCTGGAATCCCTATTACCTCACGATGGACTTGTTGGGCGAGATATTTGACAGGGGCAGCACTGACATTGGCCTCGCTATCATGGCCGTGAAACTGAAGTTTTACGAGGAGTCCGAGGACGTTAGCCTTGCGTCGAGCCAGGCCTTCCTTGCGGACCCGATGCTCAGGATAAATCTACCTCCCATCCCTTCACCCTCCGATGTCGAGGCGAGCGTCTCGGGGGACGAGGTTACGATCTCCTGGGACTATCCCGACACGCTCGAGGACCTTGCCGGCTTCCATGTCTGCATCGGCGGGCAACAGGAGCCTGCCGGCAGGCCACTGAGCCCCTGCGACGATGGTTATGCCTTCTGGACTGACGCAGACAAAAGGGAGATGACGCTAGTTGCCGCGGGAGCATCCGCCAGCTACTGCGCCGTCGTTCGCGCCATCAATAGCGACGAGACCGCGAGCTGCTTCTCTGAAAGCGCCTGCTTCAAGTTTGGTGTTTCGGGCTCAGGTGTGCCGAAGATCATAGCGGCGGGCTACGCCGACAGCAGCATCACTCACCAGGAAGGCGGCAAGTTGAGCCTCTACGCTATGGTAGAGGACCCTGATGGCCTAGACGACATTGAGCGAGTCGCGGTGCGTTGCAGCGATGTTCCTGGGAGTCTCGATCTGGACGAGATTCTCCCCGGCATCTATTATACTCAGATCGATGTTGGCCCCGGCCTAAAGCAGGGACAGTATCTCCTCGAGCTTCGCGCCTCAGACCGCATGGGCAACGTCAGCGCCGTCAGCCCGTATTTTGCGGTTCGTGGCTGGGGGCTTGAGTGGCCGAGCTATACGGAGGCCAGCCAGGCCGCGAACTGGACGTTCGACGATTCGGCCAGGCAGGGCCCGCTCGTTCTCGCCGCGGGATACTTGAGCTCCGGGATAACCTCGTTTGGTGGCGGGGAGTTGACGCTGGTTGCGCTCGTGGCTCCTGGTCCGTCCGGCTTCCCCGTCGCGCAAGTGGATGTTTACCTTGACGGCGTCCCCATCGGTGCGCAGCTTAGTGATGACGGATTGCACGGCGACTTCAATGCGGGCGACGGCATCTTTGGGCTTGAAGTGCCGATCCCGCCGGGCGAGGTTCCGGGCAACTACCTTGTTGGTTTGAGGGCCGTCGATGAGGGCGGCCTGTCGGGTCCTATGTGGCCTTTTGTTAGCGTATGGTGATTATGCGAAGATACGTTCTGCTCCTGATTCTTGCCGTTGTCGCGCTGTCAGTGTTAATAGGCTGTCACAAGAAAGAGGCCTGGTTCGACACTGACCAGCAGATCAACCCGAAGATCAGACACGCCAACTACGTTGACAAGGTGAACGCCTTCAAGCTCTATATCCCGCCCGGCGTCTGGAAGGTGGCTCGGGCCAAGAGGGCGCTCGTTGCACTGGTGAACCGCAGGTGTGTTGGCAAGGTTGTCATAAGGTCGGCGTGGCTTTTTTCAGGCGGATATGGGGAGGATGCGGAGAAGATTGCCGCCGAGAGCTTCACCGGCGATTTCGAGTGGCTGGACAAGAAGAAGTTCTTCGTAGGGGATTTCCCGGCTGTTCTCGTAACGGCCCGCGGCAAGATACTTTACTCTCCGGCGGAAGATTTCTACGTCCAGCGAACCGTGGCGGCCGGAGTGATCAAATATGGGTCCAGGGAGTGCCAGTTCAAATATGTGGCCCCAGACGATTGCTACCAGAAGACGAGGGACGATCTGGTGAACCTGATGATGGGCTTCAAGGAGCTTGAACGCTCCTGGTTCTCAGGCAAGAAGGACGAGGAATGAGGGCCGTCCTGCAGCGCGTCAGAAGCGCCTCGGTTACGGTCAACGGCGACCGCATAAGCGCCATCGGCAGGGGTCTTCTGATTCTGCTCGGCGTAACAGGAGACGACGATGCCAAGACGGCGGCACGGCTCGCGGAGAAGACCGCTGCACTCCGAATCTTCGAGGACCAAGCCGGCAAGATGAACCTTTCCGTTCGGGATGTCGCAGGCGAGGCGCTAGTCGTGTCGCAGTTCACCCTTTACGCAGACTGTAATAAGGGAAGGCGCCCCAGCTTTATGAACGCAGCCTCTCCTGACGAGGCGCGTGAGCTTTACGAGCGCTTCTGCGAGCTGCTGAGCGGGCTTGGCGTCCCCACGCGTCGCGGCCAGTTTGGGGCGAAGATGATAGTGTCCCTTGAGAACGACGGGCCAGTTACGATCGTGCTCGACACGCTCCTACTCTGACTTTCTTGCCCTCATGCTCGGTCCCTTCTTCTCAAGCATTCAGCCAAGAGGAAGATGACATAGCCGATCAGAGATCGGGGATTCGTGCGGAGTATCCGGGAGTATTTCTTGAAGAACCTGAAGGGGTTCCTCAGCAGAAGGCCCAGGTTGAGCGTCAAAATGTTTCTTGAGACCAGCCGCTCCACCTCGCGCGATGTGAAATCCGGGGTCTCGATATTGCCCCTAGCGTAGATTATCTTCTCAAAGCTGAAGCCTTCTTTTAGGTATCCCTTCTCCTTGCAGATTCTGTAAAGCTCTGTGCCCGGCAGCGGTGTAGCGATGAAGATGCCTGCCGCGTCCAGGCGCAGCCTCTTTGCGAAGTCAAAAGTCTTCTGCATTTGCTCTTTTGTCTCGCCAGGAAGCCCCACAACGAAGTAGCCCTTTGTTATGAGACCCAGTTTTCTTGCGGCCTTCACAATTTGCTCGATCCTGTCCATCGAGATAGGTTTCTTGATGATGTTCTTCAGGACGTCTGGATCGCCGCTCTCTATCCCCAGGGTTATCTCGTAGCATCCGCTCCGTTTCATCTTCTCTAGAACTTCTTCATCCAGGCCCCAGATAGCGATACCTTGCGGTGTGTTCCATGCAAGGTCCAAGCGTCTGTCAACCATGCCGTCAAACAGCTCTATGGCCCTGCCTCTCTCGAGCGTGAGATTATCGTCAATGAACTGGACCTCTCGGACCCCATATCGCTCGATCAGATGCTCCATCTCGTCCAAAACCTTCTGGACGGAGCGTGTTCTTTGCCTGTTGCCCCAGAACCTCGCGGTGGCGCAGAATACGCAGCGCCCAGGGCACCCCCGCGATGTCATCATCGGTGTATTCGGGGACCTCAAGGAAGTCCCGGACTGAGGTATGTTAGTGTCAAAGTAAGTCTGCATGGGCAGCAGGTGCCTAGCGGGCAGCGGAAGCTCGTCCAGGTCCTCAATGAAAGAGCTCTTCTCGTTTACTACTATTCTGCCCTCAGTCTTGTATCCGAGACCTCCTATCTGAGAAAAACCATCTCCGTCGGATACCCTCTGCATCAGGTCGCGCATCGTGTACTCGCCCTCGCCGATCACCACGAAATCGATGTAATCCCTGCTAAGGCTCTCTTCCGGCAGCGCGGAAGGGTGCTCTCCACCCACAACCGTGATCGGAACTTTGCATCGCTCCTTGGCCAGCCTGCAAATCCCGCACATATCTGGAAACTGGCTCGATAAGAGACAGGACACGCCCACAACGTCCGGCGAAAACTCGCTTATCTTCTTCTCAATCTCCTCATAGCTCAGACCGACGCGAACGTAGCCTCCGTCTATGGGATGTCGATTGCGGAAACCCTCCGCCGCCACATCCAGGACCCTCACGTCGTAGCCCTTTTCCTCCAGCACGGCCGCGACGTACGCTATCCCGAGCGGCGGGGTCAGGTCTATCTTGTATCCCCTTGGCGCCGTGTAGTGGGGGGACACTAGCAGGATTCTCTCGACACTCTTTTGAAGGCGCACCATGTAAGAACTGTCCTTTCGCAATGTAGTGAGGGCTCGCGCAGGAAACCGTAAACTCTATTGGAGACGAGATTGAGCTAAGACTGCACGAAAGTCAATGTTAGAAGTCTAGAGGAATCACATAAGATACAAGGTAAGGCACAGCAACACACAGATATATCAGAACGATTGCCGCCTCGTGCGCTCGGGCAGACCAGACAAAGATCGCTTTTGGAGGCTGTCCAATGGAGGGGCCAGAGGTGTTCTTTGTAGGGGCGATTCATGAATCGCCCACAATATGCTGTGGCGCTGAGGTCGGGCGGTTCGTGAACCGCCCCTACATCTGGGGCCAGCCATCCTTAAACACAGGGATTCTCGCATGTAGATGCACTTATTGGACAGCCGCTTTTGGGCCGCCACTGCGATGCGCGACCAAGAAGCATGAGGCGGTCCAGAAAGCCTGCGCCGCAGCGTGGCATTCGGGCACTAGCTGGGCGATTCGTTCTTCACCAAGAAGTTGTTGATCGCAAGGTAGTCGAGATGGCCGAGTGTGAAAGCCCTAAGCGCATCGTAGGGCGTGCAAACTATCGGCTCCTCGTGCATGTTGAAAGAGGTATTGATGATACTGGAGAGGCCCGTCATCTCGTAATACCGCTTTAGTATGCGATAGTAGGATGGGTTGTCGCTCTCGTGGATGAGCTGCGGCCTTGCTGTGCCGTCAACGTGAACGACGCCGGGGCACTCCCGCTTCATTTTCGGCGTGCAATCGAACGCTATCGTCATAAACTTCGCCGCATACTCGGCGCCATCAAGCCCCGTGTAGCACTCGTGCGCCTTCTCCGCAAGCGTAACCGGGGCAAACGGCATGAACTCCGTCCGCTTGAGCTTTTCGTTCAACCAGTCGTTCACCGACGGGTCAGTCGCCTGATACAAAATCGTCCTGTTGCCGAGCGCCCGCGGGCCATACTCCATCCTGCCGGCGAACCTGGCCACGACCTTGCCCTGCGTCAGCAGCGTGGCTATTGTCTCCTCGATTTCAGGGTCTTTCTTGACCTTCAGCCCGTCGAAGTTGCTGAACTCCCGCTCAACGGCCGCGTCGTCAAAAGCCGGCCCGAAATAAACGGTATCAAGCCTAAACGGCTTAAGTCCCGTCTTTTCCGCAAGGAACATAAGCCCCGCTCCGAGCGAGAGCCCCGCATCGCTCATCCCAGGATGCACGAATATCTCGTCAACCTGCTCCAACTCATGAAGCTTCTGGTTCAGCCGAACGTTCCCAGCAACGCCGCCCGCCAGCACGAGGCGCCTCAGCCCCGTCTGGTCAAGCCCGTGCTGGACGAAATCGACGACTACGTCCTCGAGGCGCCGCTGCGCCGCCGCTGCGATGTCCTCCGCGCTGAACTTGGCGAGCTGCCTATAAAGCCCTCTTTTGAAGCTTTTGGTCAGAATTGGTGGCAGAATGAACTTCTTTTGGTCTGGTGAGAGCGAGAAGAATCGCATCATCAGCTGGTAGGCGTTGTAGGCATCGCCGCGTGCCGCAAGGCCGGTCACCTTGCCGGCATGTTTGAGCGGATTGAAGCCGAGAAACTGCGTTATCTCACCATAGAACTGGCCTGCCGAGGCAAGCGCCGGCATGCCATACATGAGCCGCACCTTCCCGTCCTTGCAGTAGAACATTCCGCCCGAAAGCCCGTCCCCGATGTTATCGATCGTAACGCCAAGCGCTTCGGGGAAGCCGGAGGTCATAAACGCCGAATATGCGTGCGTCAAGTGGTGGTCGCAGAGGACTATCTTCCGCCCAAGATGCCGCTGCAAAAGGGATTTGCACAGCCACTCCACAAGCGATTGCAGGGGCCCGCAGCTCTGCACCAACTGGTGGTAGTGCATGTAAACCTTCTGCTTGAGGTTCAAGAAGTCATGGTTGTAATCCTTGAACTGGTTGGGGAAGAGCCGATAGACGAAATGATACTTGTTGGCTGCCACAACAGTATCTACGTCCTCAAAATCTATCCCTGCCTCCGAAAGGCAATACTTGATGGCAAGCTCCGGAAACCCGGCGCTGCACTTCTTGCGGTTGAAGCGCTCCTCGGCGGCCGAGGCAACGATCTTGCCGTCTATGAAAAGCGAGGCGTTTGCGGTGAAATCCTCGCTGAAGCTCAGGATGATCCGTTCCTTCGGCGCCTCCACTATCGCGATTTCCTCGATTTATACATGGATTTCAGCCAGCCTGTGATCACCCTGCGGTCCAGAGAGTAAAGATAGTTGTATTCCGTGAAGCAGGACGCGTCGCATGCCTTGCACGGCACTTTCTTGGTCGCATCGAACGCCTCTTTGAAGCCGACATCAAGGAAGTTCTTCGCCTCCATCAGCTCGATCAGAAGCGAGCAGGGATACACATCACCGTTCGCATCAACGTTGCAGTAAAGCTGCCCCGCCCAGCACCTTAGCCCATGCATCCTGTAAGGAAGCATCGGAACTGAGTAGTCCGGCCAGGCCAGAAGGAACTCAAGGTAAGACAGAGTTGATGCTATGGGCGCACCGCGCCTCTTCTCCAGTATCAGCTTCCGGATGGCCTTCCTGTAGTCCTCGTTTGACGGGACGAAATCGTGCACGTCAACTCCGAGCCGCTCGTTGTGATGGATTACCTGGAAGGTCGTCAGGAAGTTATACTTCTTGGCCATATTCAGGATGTAGTCTATGGAGTGAAGGTTGTGCTTGGACAGAACAGTGATCGACCAGAACGGTAGCCTGTTGGACGCAACCTTGATCGCCTCCAACACCCGCTCGTGGCTGCCAGTTTCCCGGTTCAGTTCGTGCGCCTCCTTGTCGCCGTCAAAAGCTATGATCATGTGCTCCAGCTTCCCCAGCTCGTGGATTCTATCCGGCACCAGGAAGCCGTTTGTGTCCATCGTTGTGTACATCCCCTTGAACGACGCGTAGTTGACCATCTCGGCGATGTCGTCGCGCACCAGC is drawn from bacterium and contains these coding sequences:
- a CDS encoding radical SAM protein — translated: MVRLQKSVERILLVSPHYTAPRGYKIDLTPPLGIAYVAAVLEEKGYDVRVLDVAAEGFRNRHPIDGGYVRVGLSYEEIEKKISEFSPDVVGVSCLLSSQFPDMCGICRLAKERCKVPITVVGGEHPSALPEESLSRDYIDFVVIGEGEYTMRDLMQRVSDGDGFSQIGGLGYKTEGRIVVNEKSSFIEDLDELPLPARHLLPMQTYFDTNIPQSGTSLRSPNTPMMTSRGCPGRCVFCATARFWGNRQRTRSVQKVLDEMEHLIERYGVREVQFIDDNLTLERGRAIELFDGMVDRRLDLAWNTPQGIAIWGLDEEVLEKMKRSGCYEITLGIESGDPDVLKNIIKKPISMDRIEQIVKAARKLGLITKGYFVVGLPGETKEQMQKTFDFAKRLRLDAAGIFIATPLPGTELYRICKEKGYLKEGFSFEKIIYARGNIETPDFTSREVERLVSRNILTLNLGLLLRNPFRFFKKYSRILRTNPRSLIGYVIFLLAECLRRRDRA
- the dtd gene encoding D-aminoacyl-tRNA deacylase — encoded protein: MRAVLQRVRSASVTVNGDRISAIGRGLLILLGVTGDDDAKTAARLAEKTAALRIFEDQAGKMNLSVRDVAGEALVVSQFTLYADCNKGRRPSFMNAASPDEARELYERFCELLSGLGVPTRRGQFGAKMIVSLENDGPVTIVLDTLLL
- a CDS encoding radical SAM protein, with protein sequence MKFRNVVEMGIGVLRANYLGHRMPLNVMLSVTNHCTCHCHYCNIPLRKQRELTTDEIFSLIDQLREMGCTRLGFWGGEPLVRDDIAEMVNYASFKGMYTTMDTNGFLVPDRIHELGKLEHMIIAFDGDKEAHELNRETGSHERVLEAIKVASNRLPFWSITVLSKHNLHSIDYILNMAKKYNFLTTFQVIHHNERLGVDVHDFVPSNEDYRKAIRKLILEKRRGAPIASTLSYLEFLLAWPDYSVPMLPYRMHGLRCWAGQLYCNVDANGDVYPCSLLIELMEAKNFLDVGFKEAFDATKKVPCKACDASCFTEYNYLYSLDRRVITGWLKSMYKSRKSR
- a CDS encoding carbamoyltransferase C-terminal domain-containing protein, producing MEAPKERIILSFSEDFTANASLFIDGKIVASAAEERFNRKKCSAGFPELAIKYCLSEAGIDFEDVDTVVAANKYHFVYRLFPNQFKDYNHDFLNLKQKVYMHYHQLVQSCGPLQSLVEWLCKSLLQRHLGRKIVLCDHHLTHAYSAFMTSGFPEALGVTIDNIGDGLSGGMFYCKDGKVRLMYGMPALASAGQFYGEITQFLGFNPLKHAGKVTGLAARGDAYNAYQLMMRFFSLSPDQKKFILPPILTKSFKRGLYRQLAKFSAEDIAAAAQRRLEDVVVDFVQHGLDQTGLRRLVLAGGVAGNVRLNQKLHELEQVDEIFVHPGMSDAGLSLGAGLMFLAEKTGLKPFRLDTVYFGPAFDDAAVEREFSNFDGLKVKKDPEIEETIATLLTQGKVVARFAGRMEYGPRALGNRTILYQATDPSVNDWLNEKLKRTEFMPFAPVTLAEKAHECYTGLDGAEYAAKFMTIAFDCTPKMKRECPGVVHVDGTARPQLIHESDNPSYYRILKRYYEMTGLSSIINTSFNMHEEPIVCTPYDALRAFTLGHLDYLAINNFLVKNESPS